A part of Candidatus Bathyanammoxibius amoris genomic DNA contains:
- the rpsL gene encoding 30S ribosomal protein S12 produces MTPTINQLVRKGRKKVGKKSKSPDLEGCPHKKGVCLQVMTRTPKKPNSALRKVTRVRLSNGKEVTAYIPGEGHNLQEHSIVLIRGGRVRDLPGVKYHVVRGTQDTGGVTGRKRGRSKYGAKSPK; encoded by the coding sequence ATGACACCTACGATAAACCAGCTTGTACGGAAGGGAAGAAAAAAGGTAGGCAAAAAAAGCAAGAGTCCTGACCTTGAGGGTTGTCCGCATAAAAAGGGCGTCTGCCTGCAGGTCATGACACGCACACCCAAGAAGCCTAACTCCGCCCTCAGGAAGGTAACCAGGGTGAGGCTCTCTAATGGGAAAGAGGTCACCGCCTATATCCCTGGAGAAGGCCACAATCTACAGGAACACTCCATCGTCCTGATTAGAGGCGGCAGGGTTAGAGACCTGCCGGGGGTAAAGTATCACGTAGTCAGGGGTACTCAGGACACTGGCGGCGTGACGGGGAGAAAACGTGGACGTTCAAAATACGGCGCAAAGAGTCCTAAGTAG
- the fusA gene encoding elongation factor G, whose product MEKKLDINKLRNIGIAAHIDAGKTTLTERILFYTGRAYKIGEVDQGTATMDWMEEEQRRGITITAAATTCSWGESQINIIDTPGHVDFTAEVERSLRVLDGAICVFCGVAGVQAQSETVWRQADKYNVPRLCFINKLDRVGADFARAVADIKEKLGARAIPIQMPIGKEQKFIGCIDLVKMKAWLYEDTESKKELVKNYEVVDVPEEYLPEASMLREKMIEDIAEEVDWFMEKYLREEPITEADIKKAIRQGTVSSKFCPVLCGTAFRNKGVQMLLDAVCDYLPSPLEIPPVSGTHPQKKDTMTREPSPDQPLAALAFKIFADKHGDMTYLRLYSGNLRSGQRVYNPRADRTELVSRIYKMHANERERVEKATAGDIVAVVGLKDTVTGDTLCERQHQILLEPMHFPETVISMAVEPKTQAEKEKLVYALARLKKEDPTFTACMNDETGQLIMSGMGELHLEVLKNRMLSEFKVDANIGTPRVAYKETIAKSVEIDEKFVQQTGGHGQYGHVVITFEPCKDAHPVIFENKIVGGSIPKQYIKHVKAAIVDSARGGVAGSYPLINIKATLTDGSHHAVDSSELSFYTAASRAIVQCIQQVGLVRLEPIMKVEVAVPESYLGDVLGDLNGRRSEIQELGVGSGVRIIKGLVPLAEMFGYTTTLRSLTSGRGSYIMEPFDYKAAPKEVYASVV is encoded by the coding sequence ATGGAAAAGAAGTTAGACATTAACAAACTGCGCAACATTGGAATAGCCGCGCACATAGACGCGGGTAAGACGACCCTTACCGAGAGGATACTCTTCTACACAGGCAGGGCCTACAAGATAGGAGAGGTGGATCAGGGTACGGCCACAATGGACTGGATGGAGGAGGAGCAGAGACGGGGTATAACCATTACCGCGGCGGCCACCACGTGTTCCTGGGGCGAGAGCCAGATAAACATTATAGACACCCCGGGACACGTTGACTTTACGGCAGAGGTGGAGAGGTCGCTCAGGGTGCTGGACGGGGCCATATGCGTATTCTGCGGCGTGGCCGGCGTGCAGGCACAGTCTGAAACCGTATGGCGGCAGGCCGACAAATATAATGTGCCCAGGCTCTGTTTCATAAACAAACTCGACAGGGTTGGTGCCGATTTCGCTCGTGCCGTTGCAGACATAAAAGAAAAGCTGGGCGCCAGGGCGATACCCATACAGATGCCCATCGGCAAGGAACAAAAATTCATAGGCTGCATAGACCTGGTGAAGATGAAGGCCTGGCTGTATGAGGACACAGAGTCAAAGAAAGAGCTTGTCAAAAACTATGAGGTGGTCGACGTGCCCGAGGAATACCTCCCCGAAGCGTCCATGCTGAGAGAAAAAATGATAGAGGATATCGCGGAGGAAGTAGACTGGTTTATGGAAAAATATCTGAGGGAAGAACCTATAACGGAGGCAGACATAAAGAAGGCCATCCGGCAGGGCACCGTGAGCTCAAAGTTCTGCCCCGTGCTCTGCGGCACGGCGTTCAGGAATAAAGGAGTGCAGATGCTCCTTGATGCCGTATGTGATTACCTCCCCTCTCCCCTCGAGATCCCGCCGGTGTCCGGAACCCATCCCCAAAAAAAAGACACAATGACCAGAGAACCCTCGCCCGACCAACCCCTTGCGGCTCTCGCCTTTAAGATATTCGCAGACAAGCACGGAGACATGACCTACCTGCGTCTCTATTCTGGCAATCTGCGTTCAGGGCAAAGGGTATATAACCCCCGGGCAGACAGAACGGAACTGGTAAGCCGTATTTATAAGATGCACGCCAACGAGCGTGAGCGGGTAGAAAAGGCCACGGCAGGCGACATAGTGGCCGTAGTGGGTCTGAAGGATACGGTTACCGGCGACACCCTCTGCGAACGTCAACACCAGATACTGCTGGAGCCGATGCACTTCCCGGAAACGGTTATATCCATGGCCGTCGAACCGAAGACCCAGGCGGAGAAAGAAAAACTCGTCTACGCCCTGGCGAGGTTGAAGAAGGAAGATCCCACGTTTACTGCATGCATGAACGATGAAACAGGGCAGCTTATAATGTCCGGCATGGGAGAACTGCATCTGGAGGTACTGAAGAACCGTATGCTCAGCGAGTTCAAGGTGGATGCAAACATAGGCACTCCGAGAGTCGCTTATAAAGAGACGATAGCCAAGTCTGTAGAGATAGACGAGAAATTCGTACAGCAGACAGGCGGTCACGGGCAGTACGGTCATGTGGTAATAACCTTTGAGCCGTGCAAGGACGCCCATCCGGTAATCTTTGAGAATAAGATTGTCGGGGGTTCCATCCCCAAGCAGTACATAAAGCATGTTAAGGCGGCCATCGTAGACTCTGCGCGGGGCGGCGTTGCCGGCAGTTATCCCCTTATAAATATAAAAGCCACCCTGACAGACGGTTCTCACCATGCAGTAGATTCCTCTGAGCTCTCCTTTTATACCGCAGCTTCACGGGCCATTGTGCAATGTATCCAGCAGGTCGGCCTGGTGCGGCTTGAACCCATAATGAAAGTAGAGGTGGCAGTACCTGAATCCTATCTGGGTGACGTCCTTGGGGACCTGAATGGGCGCAGGTCAGAGATACAGGAGTTGGGTGTCGGCAGCGGCGTGAGGATAATTAAAGGACTGGTGCCACTGGCCGAGATGTTTGGATATACCACAACCCTCAGGTCGTTAACCAGCGGTCGTGGAAGCTATATTATGGAACCATTTGACTACAAGGCCGCGCCCAAAGAAGTCTACGCAAGTGTTGTTTAA
- the rpsG gene encoding 30S ribosomal protein S7 has protein sequence MGLEYKSTEVFLKPDVRYNSKLAAKFINCLMRKGKKSTAEGVFYDAMDYIAKKVQDKQPIEVLEAAINNVKPMVEVRSRRIGGATYQVPIEVPRKRQTSLSIRWILQAAKAKKGRPMHRRLADELLDGYRKQGAAYTKKENTHKMADANKAFAHFTW, from the coding sequence ATGGGGCTTGAGTATAAAAGCACAGAGGTATTTCTAAAACCGGACGTAAGATATAACAGCAAGCTGGCGGCCAAGTTCATAAACTGCCTGATGCGAAAGGGCAAGAAGAGTACGGCCGAAGGGGTGTTTTATGACGCCATGGACTACATAGCAAAAAAGGTTCAGGACAAACAACCGATAGAAGTCCTTGAGGCGGCCATAAACAATGTGAAGCCCATGGTAGAGGTGCGTTCCAGACGCATAGGCGGGGCGACATATCAGGTGCCCATAGAGGTCCCCAGAAAGAGGCAGACTTCTTTGAGTATCAGGTGGATCCTTCAGGCCGCGAAGGCCAAAAAGGGCCGCCCCATGCACAGAAGGCTGGCCGATGAACTGTTGGACGGATATAGAAAACAGGGTGCCGCATATACGAAGAAGGAAAATACACACAAGATGGCCGATGCAAACAAGGCGTTTGCCCATTTCACGTGGTAG